A genomic window from Lotus japonicus ecotype B-129 chromosome 1, LjGifu_v1.2 includes:
- the LOC130729112 gene encoding endoglucanase 24-like → MALLKCTFLLCIITFFLSLLTFHTTAGRHDYGDALSKAILFFEGQRSGFLPQDQRMNWRGNSGLSDGWTHKVDLTGGYYDAGDNVKFGFPMAFSTTMLSWSVIEFGDIMPPQELRNALVAIRWSTDYLLKTISHPNRIFVQVGDPIADHNCWERPEDMDTSRTAYVVDAPNPASDIAGETAAALAAASMAFKSSDPGYSETLLRNAIKAFQYADNYRGAYSDNADVHNAVCPFYCDFGGYQDELLWGAAWLRRATQGDNFLNYIQSNGQTMGAEESINEFGWENKHAGLNVLVSKEVLEGKVYSLESYKTSAESFLCTLIPESSSSHIEYSPGGLIYKPGGSNLQHATSIVFLQLVYANYLSRTSQTVNCGNVLVSPQTLRQRAKQQVDYILGDNPMGLSYMVGYGDKYPQRIHHRGSSLPSIKDHPRHIACHDGTPYFNSTNPNPNVLVGAVVGGPEKDDIYVDDRAEFRKSEPTTYINAPFVGILAYFAANPNP, encoded by the exons ATGGCACTCCTCAAGTGCACTTTTCTCCTCTGCATCATCACGTTTTTCCTGTCCCTGCTCACTTTTCATACCACCGCCGGTAGGCACGATTACGGTGATGCATTGTCCAAGGCGATCCTCTTCTTCGAGGGGCAGCGATCGGGGTTTCTGCCGCAGGACCAGAGGATGAACTGGCGGGGGAATTCCGGACTCAGCGACGGTTGGACTCACAAAGTCGACCTCACCGGCGGTTACTACGACGCCGGTGATAACGTCAAATTCGGGTTTCCGATGGCGTTTTCCACGACAATGCTGTCGTGGAGCGTCATTGAATTCGGAGATATAATGCCTCCTCAAGAGCTTAGAAACGCATTGGTGGCTATTCGTTGGAGTACTGATTATTTGCTCAAAACCATTTCTCATCCCAACCGCATCTTCGTTCAG GTGGGTGATCCAATTGCAGACCACAACTGTTGGGAGAGGCCTGAAGACATGGACACAAGCAGGACAGCTTATGTGGTTGATGCACCCAACCCTGCTTCTGATATCGCCGGCGAAACTGCAGCTGCACTGGCAGCTGCATCCATGGCATTCAAGTCATCTGATCCCGGTTATTCAGAGACCTTGCTCCGTAATGCTATTAAGGCCTTTCAATACGCTGATAACTATAGGGGTGCCTACAGTGACAATGCTGATGTTCACAATGCTGTCTGCcctttttattgtgattttggtGGATACCAG GACGAATTGTTATGGGGAGCAGCATGGTTAAGAAGGGCTACACAAGGTGACAATTTCCTCAATTACATTCAAAGCAATGGCCAAACGATGGGTGCGGAAGAAAGTATAAATGAGTTTGGCTGGGAAAACAAGCATGCTGGCCTTAATGTTCTTGTCTCCAAG GAAGTCTTAGAAGGGAAAGTATACTCTCTTGAATCTTACAAGACCTCAGCAGAGAGCTTCTTATGCACATTGATACCTGAATCATCAAGTTCACACATAGAGTACTCTCCTGGTGGGCTCATATACAAGCCCGGAGGCAGCAACTTACAGCACGCAACTTcaattgttttccttcaattgGTGTATGCAAATTACCTTTCCCGCACCTCACAAACCGTCAATTGTGGGAATGTCCTTGTTAGTCCACAAACACTTCGCCAACGTGCTAAACAGCAAGTTGATTACATCTTAGGAGACAATCCAATGGGTTTATCCTACATGGTTGGCTATGGAGACAAGTATCCTCAACGCATTCACCATCGCGGCTCGTCTTTACCCTCTATTAAGGATCATCCTCGTCACATTGCATGCCATGATGGTACACCCTACTTCAATTCAACAAATCCTAACCCCAATGTTCTTGTAGGAGCTGTTGTTGGAGGACCTGAAAAAGATGATATCTATGTGGATGATAGGGCTGAGTTTAGGAAGTCTGAGCCAACCACATACATCAATgcgccatttgttgggattttAGCATACTTTGCTGCTAATCCCAATCCTTAA